A genomic window from Streptomyces sp. NBC_00234 includes:
- a CDS encoding RNA polymerase sigma factor, translating to MTEARSAVEAVYRIESARIIAATARIVRDVGIAEEIAQDALLAALEQWPESGVPDRPGAWLTATARHRAIDLVRRKETYRRKLAEVGRALEDVPPPEPADPDHIDDDLLRLIFTSCHPVLSTQARIALTLRLLGGLTTEEIARAFLASEPTVAQRIVRAKRTLGRAGVPFEVPYGPDRAARLDSVLEVIYLIFNEGYAATAGDDLLRPALCQDALRLARVLAGLMEKESEVHGLVALLELQASRAAARTGPDGAPVLLADQNRARWDQLLIRRGFAALGRANAAGGSTGPYALQAAIAACHAHAVTYEDTDWTAIATLYGHLAVLAPSPVVELNRAVAVSMAEGPAAGLALVDALAESPELRAYHLLPSVRGDLLERLGRGEEARAEFVRAAELTRNEQERTLLLARADRVSR from the coding sequence GTGACAGAAGCACGCAGTGCCGTCGAAGCCGTGTACAGGATCGAGTCGGCACGGATCATCGCCGCGACCGCCCGCATCGTGCGGGACGTCGGCATCGCCGAGGAGATCGCGCAGGACGCCCTGCTCGCCGCGCTGGAGCAGTGGCCGGAGTCCGGGGTCCCGGACCGGCCGGGCGCCTGGCTCACGGCCACCGCGAGGCACCGGGCGATCGACCTCGTACGCCGCAAGGAGACCTACCGGCGCAAGCTGGCGGAGGTCGGGCGGGCCCTGGAGGACGTACCGCCGCCGGAACCCGCCGATCCGGACCACATCGACGACGACCTGCTGCGGCTGATCTTCACCTCCTGCCATCCGGTGCTCTCCACGCAGGCCCGGATCGCCCTCACCCTGCGCCTCCTCGGCGGCCTCACCACCGAGGAGATCGCCCGCGCGTTCCTGGCCTCCGAACCGACCGTCGCCCAGCGCATCGTCCGGGCGAAGCGGACCCTGGGCCGGGCGGGCGTTCCCTTCGAGGTGCCGTACGGCCCCGACCGCGCCGCCCGCCTCGACTCCGTGCTCGAAGTCATCTACCTGATCTTCAACGAGGGGTACGCGGCCACCGCGGGCGACGACCTCCTGCGCCCGGCCCTGTGCCAGGACGCGCTGCGTCTCGCCCGGGTGCTGGCCGGGCTGATGGAGAAGGAGTCCGAGGTCCACGGGCTCGTCGCCCTGCTGGAACTCCAGGCGTCGCGCGCCGCCGCGCGGACCGGGCCGGACGGTGCGCCGGTGCTGCTCGCCGACCAGAACCGGGCGCGCTGGGACCAGTTGCTGATCCGGCGCGGTTTCGCGGCCCTGGGGCGGGCGAACGCGGCGGGCGGTTCGACGGGACCGTATGCCCTCCAGGCCGCGATCGCCGCCTGTCACGCGCACGCGGTGACGTACGAGGACACCGACTGGACGGCGATCGCCACGCTGTACGGGCACCTGGCCGTGCTCGCTCCGTCCCCGGTGGTGGAGCTGAACCGGGCGGTGGCGGTGTCGATGGCCGAGGGGCCGGCGGCGGGGCTCGCCCTGGTCGACGCGCTGGCGGAGAGTCCGGAACTCAGGGCCTACCACCTGCTGCCGAGCGTGCGGGGCGATCTGCTGGAGCGGCTGGGGCGGGGGGAGGAGGCGCGGGCGGAGTTCGTGCGGGCGGCGGAGCTGACCCGTAACGAGCAGGAGAGGACGTTGCTGCTGGCGCGTGCCGACCGGGTGTCGCGATGA
- a CDS encoding polysaccharide deacetylase family protein, with protein sequence MKRRRPGHPARGPACTALIALLVAALASGCAAEDADGSSTDGAHRAAPAAGQEGPPALKAAPADALSVYAEKLRRKQAARVAVAKKWRLAKVPLVAPEPPSVKPRITTRKGFEVTGGGALPPVFTTVPTKERIVFLTMDDGAEKDPELLRMMTELDIPYSAFLSDYLVSEDYGYFKKMQARGVTLSNHTLNHRYMPGLSYAEQKKEICGQQDKIAKHFGKRPTLFRPPYGNYNRDTLRIAKSCGIKAVPLWSAEAFPDHMEWREWDRDLHPGDIILTHFRGRGDWKGSMPDMIRRVMKTITDKGYAVARLEDYV encoded by the coding sequence ATGAAGCGGCGCAGACCGGGACACCCCGCTCGCGGGCCGGCCTGCACCGCCCTGATCGCACTCCTCGTCGCCGCACTCGCCTCGGGGTGCGCCGCCGAGGACGCGGACGGCTCCTCCACCGACGGAGCGCACCGGGCGGCGCCCGCCGCCGGTCAGGAGGGTCCGCCCGCGCTGAAGGCGGCGCCGGCCGACGCGCTCTCGGTGTACGCCGAGAAGCTGAGGCGGAAGCAGGCTGCCCGGGTCGCCGTCGCCAAGAAGTGGCGGCTGGCGAAGGTCCCGCTCGTCGCCCCCGAACCGCCGTCCGTCAAGCCGCGCATCACCACCCGCAAGGGCTTCGAGGTCACCGGCGGGGGCGCGCTGCCGCCCGTCTTCACCACCGTGCCGACGAAGGAGCGGATCGTCTTCCTGACGATGGACGACGGGGCCGAGAAGGATCCCGAGCTGCTGCGGATGATGACGGAACTCGACATCCCGTACAGCGCCTTCCTCAGCGACTACCTGGTGAGCGAGGACTACGGCTACTTCAAGAAGATGCAGGCCCGCGGCGTCACCCTCAGCAACCACACGCTGAACCACCGCTATATGCCCGGCCTGTCGTACGCCGAGCAGAAGAAGGAGATCTGCGGCCAGCAGGACAAGATCGCGAAGCACTTCGGGAAGCGGCCGACGCTCTTCCGCCCGCCGTACGGCAACTACAACCGCGACACCCTGCGCATCGCCAAGTCCTGCGGCATCAAGGCCGTGCCGCTGTGGTCCGCCGAGGCGTTCCCCGACCACATGGAGTGGCGGGAGTGGGACCGCGACCTGCATCCCGGCGACATCATCCTCACCCACTTCCGGGGGCGCGGGGACTGGAAGGGCTCCATGCCCGACATGATCCGGCGGGTCATGAAGAC
- a CDS encoding THUMP-like domain-containing protein → MGRVNALPTSDVPDPIAGFRALLAPEGAALLAELRDHDPARELATATRLRRDHPAALVSAALGQARLRQRAVAKFGAQDAYRMFFTPNGVEQATRTSVAAYRAQRFAGLGVRSVADLCCGIGGDAIALARAGIAVLAVDRDPLTAEVARANAAALGLEALIEVRCADVTEIDTAPYDAVFVDPARRGGRGRIFDPEAYSPPLSWATGAALKAPRAALKIAPGVPHEAIGPQAEAEWISDGGDVKEAVLWFGEGFATGSFRATLLPAGATLTAPAPLPAPPVGPVGRYLYEPDGAVIRAHLVADIVDRCGGRLVDETIAYVTSDRAYESPYTTAYEITDELPFNMKKLKALLRERQVGVLTVKKRGSAVEPEELRRKMKLQGPNAATVFLTRVAGAPTMLVGQPLKRP, encoded by the coding sequence ATGGGCCGGGTGAACGCTCTCCCGACGTCCGATGTCCCCGACCCGATCGCCGGCTTCCGCGCCCTGCTCGCCCCCGAGGGCGCCGCGCTCCTGGCCGAGCTGCGCGACCACGACCCCGCCCGGGAACTGGCCACCGCGACCCGCCTGCGCCGCGACCACCCCGCCGCGCTGGTGTCGGCGGCCCTGGGACAGGCCCGGCTGCGACAGCGGGCGGTGGCGAAGTTCGGCGCGCAGGACGCGTACCGGATGTTCTTCACCCCCAACGGTGTCGAACAGGCGACCCGCACCTCGGTCGCCGCGTACCGGGCCCAGCGGTTCGCCGGTCTCGGGGTGCGGAGCGTGGCCGATCTGTGCTGCGGGATCGGCGGCGACGCGATCGCCCTCGCGCGCGCGGGCATCGCGGTGCTGGCCGTGGACCGCGATCCGCTGACCGCCGAGGTGGCCCGGGCCAATGCGGCGGCGCTCGGCCTGGAGGCGCTGATCGAGGTGCGCTGCGCCGATGTCACCGAGATCGACACCGCTCCGTACGACGCGGTCTTCGTCGACCCGGCCCGACGCGGCGGACGGGGCCGGATCTTCGACCCGGAGGCGTACTCGCCCCCGCTGTCCTGGGCCACCGGGGCCGCGCTGAAGGCCCCCCGCGCCGCGCTGAAGATCGCCCCCGGCGTCCCCCACGAGGCGATCGGCCCGCAGGCCGAGGCGGAATGGATCTCGGACGGCGGGGACGTGAAGGAGGCGGTGCTCTGGTTCGGCGAGGGTTTCGCCACCGGCTCGTTCCGGGCGACGCTGCTTCCGGCGGGCGCCACCCTGACGGCCCCCGCCCCGCTGCCGGCCCCGCCCGTGGGCCCCGTCGGCCGCTATCTGTACGAACCCGACGGCGCCGTCATCCGCGCCCACCTGGTCGCCGACATCGTGGACCGGTGCGGCGGCCGGCTGGTCGACGAGACCATCGCGTACGTCACGAGCGACCGGGCCTACGAGTCCCCGTACACGACGGCGTACGAGATCACCGACGAACTCCCCTTCAACATGAAGAAGCTCAAGGCCCTGCTGCGGGAGCGGCAGGTGGGCGTCCTGACCGTCAAGAAGCGTGGCTCCGCGGTCGAACCGGAGGAACTGCGCCGCAAGATGAAGCTCCAGGGGCCGAACGCGGCGACGGTGTTCCTGACCCGGGTGGCGGGCGCTCCTACGATGCTGGTCGGTCAGCCCCTGAAGCGGCCCTGA
- a CDS encoding VOC family protein produces the protein MQKITTFLWFDDQAEEAARYYVSVFGGDSRILGVTHYGAAAPGETGSVMTVAFRLADQEYIALNGGPQFPFTEAISLSVDCEDQAEVDRLWDTLTEGGEEGQCGWLKDRYGLSWQIVPKGLTEVLSDPDPARAERAMKAMLGMRKLDIQALRDA, from the coding sequence ATGCAGAAGATCACTACGTTCCTGTGGTTCGACGACCAGGCCGAGGAGGCGGCGCGTTACTACGTCTCCGTCTTCGGCGGCGACTCGCGGATCCTGGGGGTCACCCACTACGGTGCGGCGGCCCCGGGAGAGACGGGCTCCGTGATGACGGTCGCCTTCCGGCTCGCGGACCAGGAGTACATCGCCCTCAACGGCGGCCCGCAGTTCCCGTTCACGGAGGCCATCTCGCTCTCCGTCGACTGTGAGGACCAGGCCGAGGTGGACCGGCTGTGGGACACGCTCACCGAAGGCGGCGAGGAGGGCCAGTGCGGGTGGCTCAAGGACAGGTACGGCCTGTCCTGGCAGATCGTCCCGAAGGGTCTGACCGAGGTGCTGTCCGATCCGGACCCGGCCAGGGCGGAGCGGGCGATGAAGGCGATGCTGGGGATGCGGAAGCTGGACATCCAGGCGCTGCGGGACGCCTGA